Below is a window of Tolypothrix bouteillei VB521301 DNA.
ATGCTCCAATAACAATAAGTTTAAAAGTCATTATTTGTGATTTGTTGGTGATTAATTACTGGTAATTTATTACAAATTTTTGAGAAAATCATGACTCAACACCTATAAGCGATCGCAAAGCCTGCCAATACAAAGTAACTTGGGTATATTCCATTATCCTAACCACTCATGAGTGTAAGAGTGCAGTGTCTCGCACTCCTACTAACAACTAACTAATTCTCCGATAAATTTTGTCATCCCCATCTAACACTTCATAGTCTTTGTCATGTGGAGTAAACTTCAGCGTTTCTTGGCGTCCCAAACCCAGAATACCGTATCTATGAAGGCTTTCGTAAAAAAGATGGTGAACTCTATTCTGTAAAGTTTGATTGAAATATATTAATACATTTCTACATAAAATCATATGAAATTCATTAAAAGAATTATCTGTGACTAAGTTATGTTGTGAAAAAATTATATTTTCTTTGAGATAAGATGAAAATATAGCACGCTCGTATGCGGCAGTGTAATATTCTGAAAATGATTTTTTTCCTCCTGCCTGTAAATAGTTTTGAGTGTAGTTTTGCATAAGTTCAAGTGGAAATATGCCAGATATTGCTTGTTTTAAAACGATTTCGTTAATATCAGTTGCATACAACCGACAACGGTGATAAAGCCCTTCTTCCTCAAGCAAAATTGCCATAGAATAGACTTCTTCACCAGTTGAACATCCAGCGTGCCAAATACGAATAAAAGGATATGTTCGTAATAAGGGTATGACCTTTCTCCTTAATGAAAGAAAAAAGCTAGTATCGCGAAACATACTCGTCACGTTAACGGAAAGATTAAATAATAATTTTTCCATGCATTCGGGATTGTGAAGAACTTTTTCTTGCAATCCAGAGATACTAGTTAATCCTTCTGATTGTATTGTTCCCCAAATTCGACGCTTGATTGAAGCTAAAGCATAGTTTCTAAAATCAAATCCATAGTAACGATATATACCTTCCAATAGCAATTGAATTTCTATATCTTCAAGTTGCTCCTGCATCATACAATTTTTATTTTTTGCTGATTTTTACATATAAAGT
It encodes the following:
- a CDS encoding CheR family methyltransferase, whose protein sequence is MMQEQLEDIEIQLLLEGIYRYYGFDFRNYALASIKRRIWGTIQSEGLTSISGLQEKVLHNPECMEKLLFNLSVNVTSMFRDTSFFLSLRRKVIPLLRTYPFIRIWHAGCSTGEEVYSMAILLEEEGLYHRCRLYATDINEIVLKQAISGIFPLELMQNYTQNYLQAGGKKSFSEYYTAAYERAIFSSYLKENIIFSQHNLVTDNSFNEFHMILCRNVLIYFNQTLQNRVHHLFYESLHRYGILGLGRQETLKFTPHDKDYEVLDGDDKIYRRIS